Proteins from one Pelosinus sp. IPA-1 genomic window:
- a CDS encoding MFS transporter, with protein sequence MVMLFGSIINYLDRVNLSIANTTIGKEFGLDPVQMGLLLSAFMWPYALANLPAGWIVDKYGAKRIFMWGIIVWSLATIAGGFVQGFMSMYITRMILGIAEAPFFIIGGQVTQQYFSHEERGMASSVINLGPKIANGFAPPLLTFLLIWMGWRGMFITLGVTGFAISFLWMKYYREEYKVEQVAQVKKGKVNFWALFNHPTSWWFNIGNIGSSYVFWLYFTWLPTYLTTQRGMSLTQAGWAAAIPFIAGVIAVPIGGWMSDYLIKRGMNVIRARLVPTVGGCILAAVAVIPVNYIEDTTWAMVLITISLFAGALRVGVLWALVGDLTPPEAVGTFGGIQNFASFIGATLAPIGTGYILKATNSFDSVFVVSGVLCFIGAISYALISRKITSEDLLPN encoded by the coding sequence ATGGTCATGTTGTTTGGCTCAATCATAAATTATTTGGACCGGGTGAATTTAAGTATTGCTAATACAACAATTGGAAAAGAGTTTGGTCTCGATCCAGTACAAATGGGATTGCTATTATCTGCTTTTATGTGGCCTTATGCATTAGCAAATCTGCCAGCTGGTTGGATTGTTGATAAATATGGTGCAAAAAGGATATTTATGTGGGGGATTATTGTTTGGTCTCTGGCTACCATCGCTGGAGGATTTGTCCAAGGATTTATGTCAATGTATATTACAAGAATGATACTAGGAATTGCCGAGGCTCCATTTTTTATCATTGGGGGCCAAGTCACACAACAGTATTTTTCTCACGAAGAAAGAGGAATGGCTTCTTCTGTTATTAATTTAGGCCCGAAGATTGCCAATGGGTTTGCACCTCCCTTATTAACTTTTCTTTTAATTTGGATGGGTTGGAGAGGTATGTTTATTACTTTAGGTGTCACTGGATTTGCCATTTCATTTTTATGGATGAAATATTATAGAGAAGAGTATAAGGTAGAGCAGGTTGCTCAAGTAAAAAAAGGGAAAGTTAATTTTTGGGCATTATTTAATCATCCAACATCATGGTGGTTTAATATAGGTAATATTGGAAGCTCTTATGTATTTTGGTTATACTTTACATGGTTGCCGACTTATTTAACAACTCAACGAGGTATGAGCTTAACACAAGCCGGCTGGGCAGCAGCCATTCCCTTTATCGCAGGTGTTATTGCAGTACCAATTGGTGGCTGGATGTCCGATTATTTAATAAAAAGAGGTATGAATGTAATTCGTGCACGATTGGTTCCAACAGTGGGAGGTTGCATATTAGCGGCAGTGGCAGTAATACCAGTAAATTATATCGAGGATACCACATGGGCAATGGTTTTAATAACAATTAGCTTATTTGCCGGCGCGTTACGGGTAGGTGTCTTGTGGGCGTTAGTGGGTGATTTAACCCCTCCTGAAGCCGTGGGAACTTTTGGTGGCATTCAAAATTTCGCTAGCTTTATTGGTGCAACATTAGCCCCAATTGGTACAGGATATATATTAAAGGCGACTAATTCTTTTGATAGTGTCTTTGTTGTTAGTGGGGTACTTTGTTTTATTGGCGCAATCAGCTATGCTCTAATAAGTAGAAAAATTACTAGTGAGGATTTATTGCCAAACTAA
- a CDS encoding YajQ family cyclic di-GMP-binding protein: protein MAKDCSFDVVSEVDMQEVDNAVNQTTKEIQQRFDFRGSKAAVTLDGIEIKVVADDDYKLKNVVDILQAKVIKRGISLKNLDYGKVESGFSGTARQIIKIKKGIDKDNAKDVISSIKNSKLKVQAQLMDDQVRVSGKNKDDLQNAIAHLKQGDFKIDLQFVNFRS, encoded by the coding sequence ATGGCTAAAGATTGTTCTTTTGATGTGGTTTCAGAGGTTGATATGCAGGAAGTTGATAATGCAGTAAATCAAACAACAAAAGAGATTCAGCAAAGGTTTGATTTCCGTGGTAGTAAAGCAGCAGTTACTTTAGATGGCATAGAGATTAAGGTAGTTGCTGATGATGACTATAAGCTAAAAAATGTGGTAGATATTTTACAAGCAAAAGTGATTAAACGAGGAATTTCGTTAAAAAATTTAGATTATGGAAAAGTTGAGTCTGGTTTTAGTGGTACAGCACGCCAGATTATTAAAATAAAAAAGGGCATTGATAAAGATAATGCTAAAGATGTAATTTCTTCCATTAAAAATAGCAAATTAAAAGTGCAAGCACAGCTTATGGACGATCAAGTACGGGTATCAGGTAAAAACAAAGATGATTTACAAAATGCCATCGCTCATTTAAAACAAGGTGATTTTAAAATTGATTTACAGTTTGTAAACTTTCGTTCATAA
- the fba gene encoding class II fructose-1,6-bisphosphate aldolase — MSLVTTKEMFKKAYEGQYAVGAFNVNNMEIIQGIVDAAKEEQSPLILQVSAGARKYAKHIYLTKLVEAAVEDTGLPIALHLDHGDDFEICKSCIDGGFTSVMIDGSKHSFEENIALTKKVVEYAHAHGVVVEAELGKLAGVEDAVKVAAKDATYTDPDQAAEFVQRTGCDSLAIAIGTSHGAYKFKGEPSLDYARLEKISNLLPGYPLVLHGASTVLPEFVEKCNQFGGHIPGAQGVPEDMLLRAGKFGVCKINIDTDLRLAMTASIREYFINHPGDFDPRQYLKPAREAIKNMVKHKMKNVLNCSNKL, encoded by the coding sequence TTGTCATTAGTTACAACAAAAGAAATGTTTAAAAAAGCTTATGAAGGTCAGTATGCCGTTGGAGCGTTCAATGTTAATAACATGGAAATCATTCAAGGTATTGTTGATGCTGCCAAAGAAGAACAGTCTCCACTTATCTTACAAGTATCCGCAGGGGCACGTAAGTATGCTAAGCATATATATCTTACAAAGTTAGTAGAAGCAGCAGTGGAAGACACTGGCTTGCCAATTGCCTTGCACCTTGACCATGGTGATGACTTTGAAATATGTAAGTCTTGTATTGATGGAGGTTTTACTTCTGTCATGATAGACGGTTCAAAGCATAGTTTTGAAGAAAACATTGCCTTAACCAAAAAGGTAGTAGAATATGCTCATGCTCATGGTGTTGTTGTCGAAGCAGAACTCGGAAAACTTGCCGGTGTGGAAGATGCCGTTAAGGTTGCTGCTAAAGATGCTACATATACCGATCCAGACCAAGCAGCAGAGTTCGTTCAACGAACTGGCTGTGACTCACTGGCTATTGCGATTGGCACTAGCCATGGTGCTTATAAGTTCAAAGGCGAACCCAGCCTTGACTATGCACGATTAGAAAAGATTTCTAACTTACTACCTGGATATCCACTAGTATTACACGGTGCATCTACTGTGCTACCTGAGTTTGTAGAAAAATGTAATCAATTTGGCGGGCACATTCCTGGTGCTCAAGGTGTGCCTGAAGATATGCTATTACGCGCTGGTAAATTTGGTGTATGTAAAATTAATATTGATACGGATTTGAGATTGGCAATGACAGCCTCTATTCGTGAGTATTTTATTAATCATCCTGGCGATTTTGATCCTCGTCAATACTTAAAACCTGCTCGTGAAGCCATCAAAAATATGGTTAAACATAAAATGAAAAACGTATTAAATTGTAGCAATAAACTATAA
- a CDS encoding RluA family pseudouridine synthase produces MLDLVVPKTVNPMPIKDFLRSHVGLSLTVWRKIKFSGAILVNGKKISITNSIAPGDTITINWVQPCDIIPTKIPLQIVYEDDTLLIIDKPPGMLVHPTTSERLETVGNAVMYYFQQKNLPFKFHPVHRLDRNTSGLLVIAKLPHIQHLLSVNGVKNINRQYVALITGALQPAIGTIDAPIARHPNSIIQRIVSNEGQQATTCYKVLKDLKNASLIELTLLTGRTHQIRVHLSHIGHPILGDDLYGGSRDLISRQALHASSLSFTHPNSGKTIEVSSPLPTDIIKVINILSANKI; encoded by the coding sequence ATGTTAGATCTCGTAGTACCAAAAACAGTCAATCCTATGCCAATTAAAGACTTTTTGCGATCCCATGTTGGCCTTTCTCTTACCGTCTGGCGGAAGATTAAATTTTCAGGTGCCATACTTGTAAATGGGAAGAAAATTTCTATAACTAATTCTATTGCACCCGGTGATACCATTACTATAAATTGGGTTCAGCCGTGTGATATCATACCAACGAAAATACCGCTTCAAATAGTTTATGAAGATGATACCTTACTCATTATAGACAAGCCACCAGGTATGTTAGTCCACCCAACTACCTCTGAACGTTTAGAAACCGTTGGAAATGCGGTTATGTATTACTTTCAACAAAAAAATCTACCTTTTAAATTTCATCCGGTCCACCGCTTAGATCGTAATACTTCAGGTCTGCTAGTAATTGCAAAATTACCTCATATTCAGCATCTACTTTCTGTTAACGGAGTGAAAAACATTAACAGACAATATGTAGCACTAATAACAGGTGCGTTACAACCTGCAATAGGCACAATAGATGCACCAATTGCAAGACACCCTAATAGTATCATTCAACGTATAGTTTCTAACGAGGGACAACAAGCTACTACCTGCTATAAAGTGCTTAAAGATTTAAAGAATGCCAGCTTGATTGAATTGACACTTTTAACTGGGCGTACTCATCAGATCAGAGTACATTTATCGCATATCGGTCACCCAATCTTAGGAGATGATCTTTACGGAGGTTCTAGAGATTTAATTAGCCGCCAAGCCCTCCATGCTTCGAGTTTATCGTTTACCCATCCTAACTCAGGGAAAACTATTGAGGTTTCTAGTCCTTTACCAACTGATATTATAAAAGTAATTAATATCCTTTCAGCGAATAAAATATAG